A single window of Granulicella cerasi DNA harbors:
- a CDS encoding bifunctional 5,10-methylenetetrahydrofolate dehydrogenase/5,10-methenyltetrahydrofolate cyclohydrolase: MSETASLPVADVNAKASPRVLDGVKIAAEIKAEVAEEVKRAVAAGYTPGLAVVLVGNVAASQIYVRSKVKTCAELGIYSEMHTPDESVTTEELLKLVEELNARPEIDGILIQLPLPKHVDTQRLLDAVHASKDVDGFHPLNAGRLMNGTDPKDLLAPCTPAGIMEVLQRSGIPVAGANAVVVGRSNIVGKPAAAMLINASATVTVCHSRTKDLAKFTREADILVAAIGRPGFVTADMVKPGATLIDVGINRLTDDAEVHQFFPEGHPDRETRLEGFAKRNSTVIGDIEPAAFLKSGAYTPVPGGVGALTIAMLMSNTVKAARMRRGK; the protein is encoded by the coding sequence ATGAGTGAGACTGCTTCCCTGCCCGTGGCTGATGTGAATGCGAAGGCTTCGCCTCGCGTGTTGGACGGCGTAAAGATCGCCGCTGAAATCAAGGCCGAAGTGGCCGAAGAAGTAAAGCGCGCCGTCGCTGCTGGCTATACGCCGGGCCTGGCCGTAGTGCTTGTCGGCAATGTAGCTGCTTCGCAGATCTACGTGCGCAGCAAGGTGAAGACCTGCGCTGAGCTCGGTATCTACTCCGAGATGCACACGCCCGATGAGAGCGTGACGACCGAGGAACTGCTGAAGCTCGTCGAAGAGCTGAACGCGCGCCCTGAGATCGACGGCATCCTCATTCAGCTTCCTTTGCCGAAGCACGTGGACACGCAGCGCCTGCTCGACGCGGTTCATGCGTCAAAGGACGTCGACGGTTTTCATCCGCTGAACGCGGGCCGCTTGATGAACGGCACCGACCCGAAGGACCTGCTGGCACCGTGCACGCCCGCCGGCATCATGGAAGTGCTGCAGCGTAGCGGCATCCCCGTTGCGGGTGCGAACGCGGTCGTCGTTGGCCGCTCGAACATCGTGGGCAAGCCTGCGGCGGCGATGCTGATCAACGCAAGCGCCACGGTCACCGTGTGCCACTCGCGTACGAAGGACCTCGCAAAGTTCACGCGCGAAGCGGACATTCTGGTCGCAGCGATTGGCCGCCCCGGTTTCGTTACCGCAGACATGGTGAAGCCCGGTGCGACGCTGATCGACGTTGGCATCAACCGTCTGACAGACGATGCCGAAGTGCACCAATTCTTCCCTGAAGGACACCCTGACCGCGAGACGCGCCTGGAAGGTTTTGCCAAGCGCAACTCGACGGTGATCGGCGACATTGAGCCTGCAGCGTTCCTCAAGAGCGGCGCGTATACGCCGGTCCCGGGCGGCGTTGGCGCGCTGACGATCGCGATGCTGATGTCCAACACCGTGAAGGCCGCACGTATGCGGCGCGGAAAGTAA
- a CDS encoding ROK family protein, translating into MSTSTAFAAEPSIATGTTIGVILSQRIYAGLLEDGRLSGELKVFPATPLPDPEDEDDDMSLVELPTESIVEAICDSVLSLAKSHEAELAAIGVAIPGLVRNGVIDEAPNFPQLKGANLESRLEGALAERGIKTRVCIVNDADAMAAGLASTHGKLDSHIRVWTLGTGIGYGVYPFMKGVWEAGHTVVTLDDRENYCGCGGRGHLEGIMGQRAMRLRFLDMEPEEVFEAANRKSDPDPRCLEFKKLWHKALAAATSNALHVSGPGKFFVTGFNTRFLDTNMLRHYIGEMVKMSSLQSYSLEVVDDDQSVRVIGAAVAAMQMCGAQ; encoded by the coding sequence ATGTCGACTTCAACCGCATTTGCCGCCGAACCCTCTATTGCCACCGGCACCACCATTGGTGTCATCCTCAGCCAGCGCATCTACGCAGGGCTGCTCGAGGATGGTCGACTCTCCGGTGAACTGAAGGTTTTCCCCGCGACTCCGCTGCCCGACCCTGAGGACGAAGATGACGACATGAGCCTCGTCGAACTGCCGACCGAGTCGATCGTCGAAGCGATCTGCGACAGTGTGCTGTCGCTGGCGAAGTCGCACGAAGCGGAGCTCGCGGCGATAGGCGTGGCGATCCCCGGACTCGTGCGCAATGGCGTCATCGACGAAGCACCGAACTTTCCGCAGCTCAAGGGCGCGAACCTCGAAAGCCGCCTCGAAGGTGCGCTGGCGGAGCGTGGCATCAAGACGCGTGTCTGCATCGTGAACGACGCCGACGCGATGGCAGCGGGGCTTGCGTCGACGCATGGCAAGCTCGACAGCCACATTCGCGTCTGGACGCTCGGCACCGGTATCGGCTACGGCGTGTATCCCTTCATGAAGGGGGTTTGGGAGGCTGGGCACACGGTCGTCACGCTGGATGACCGCGAGAACTACTGCGGTTGCGGCGGACGTGGCCACCTGGAAGGCATCATGGGCCAGCGCGCCATGCGTCTGCGGTTCCTCGACATGGAGCCGGAAGAGGTTTTCGAAGCGGCGAATCGCAAGTCCGATCCTGATCCGCGCTGCCTTGAGTTCAAGAAGCTCTGGCACAAGGCACTGGCGGCGGCGACCTCGAATGCGCTGCATGTTTCTGGCCCCGGCAAGTTCTTCGTCACGGGCTTCAACACCCGCTTCCTCGACACGAATATGCTGCGCCACTACATCGGCGAGATGGTGAAGATGAGTTCGCTGCAGAGCTACTCGCTGGAGGTCGTTGACGACGACCAGTCCGTGCGCGTGATCGGGGCTGCGGTGGCCGCCATGCAGATGTGCGGCGCACAGTAG
- the plsX gene encoding phosphate acyltransferase PlsX yields MPIDIVLDAMGSDKAPDPEIKGAILAARTLDVRVHLVGPEEILRPKLREALKNAAGPSFPGVPAKRAKLPIFISQASEWISMEDKAALAVRSKRDSSMRVGLKMVREGKAAGFVTAGNTGAAMATAKMVLGSLGGIDRPALASILPTSSGGPCVLLDVGANVDSDPTNLLQFAVMGSEYAKNVLHVHNPRVGLLSIGEEDSKGNTLTKETLPLLRELGERGVINFLGNVEGRDLYNGAADVVVCDGFVGNVALKTSEGIAKLVNESLKASLKSTVTSTVGALLSQKAFKAFRKRLDYSEYGGAPLLGVRGVAIVGHGSSNDRAIMNGIRVAAEFAQADVNAAIEAALADPTS; encoded by the coding sequence ATGCCGATAGACATCGTGCTCGATGCGATGGGAAGCGATAAAGCTCCCGATCCAGAAATCAAGGGAGCAATCCTGGCAGCTCGTACGCTGGACGTTCGCGTTCATCTCGTTGGGCCGGAGGAGATTCTGCGCCCCAAGCTCCGCGAGGCGCTGAAGAACGCCGCCGGCCCCAGCTTCCCGGGGGTTCCGGCCAAGCGCGCCAAGCTGCCCATCTTCATTTCGCAAGCCAGTGAATGGATCTCCATGGAGGACAAGGCCGCTTTGGCGGTGCGCTCCAAGCGCGATTCCTCTATGCGCGTCGGCCTGAAGATGGTCCGCGAAGGCAAGGCTGCGGGCTTTGTGACGGCGGGCAACACCGGCGCGGCGATGGCGACGGCGAAGATGGTGCTGGGTTCGCTCGGTGGCATTGACCGTCCGGCGCTGGCGAGCATTCTGCCCACCTCCAGTGGTGGCCCATGCGTCCTGCTCGACGTGGGCGCCAACGTGGACTCCGATCCGACGAATCTGCTGCAGTTTGCCGTAATGGGCAGCGAATACGCGAAGAACGTGCTGCACGTGCACAATCCGCGCGTCGGCCTGCTCTCCATCGGCGAAGAGGACTCCAAGGGCAATACGCTGACCAAGGAGACGCTGCCGTTGCTGCGCGAACTCGGCGAGCGCGGTGTGATCAACTTCCTCGGCAACGTCGAGGGACGCGACCTCTACAACGGCGCGGCCGATGTGGTCGTCTGCGATGGTTTTGTGGGCAACGTCGCGCTGAAGACGTCGGAAGGTATTGCGAAGCTGGTAAACGAGAGCCTGAAGGCCAGCCTGAAATCCACGGTGACCTCTACGGTAGGAGCTCTGCTCAGCCAGAAGGCGTTCAAGGCCTTCCGCAAGCGGCTCGACTACTCGGAGTACGGTGGAGCACCGCTGCTGGGTGTTCGCGGCGTGGCCATCGTCGGCCACGGCAGCTCAAACGACCGCGCCATTATGAATGGGATTCGAGTGGCTGCGGAGTTTGCGCAAGCAGATGTGAATGCAGCGATTGAAGCTGCCCTGGCAGATCCGACCAGTTGA
- a CDS encoding YceD family protein, translating to MLITPELIADEPYFFDMAIAAGEIEYAPDVQQTGPLVVKGQADLLEEHRGGKEVVEDIRLRGKFEGPFELTCGRCLEPIDDTLSGKFDLIFRPGGVDAEAGEHAITEDETEIGYYEESGLRLEDAVREQVLLGLPGRILCREDCKGLCPSCGVNRNTTECNCSEAPSDQRWNALAGISLPPKA from the coding sequence ATGTTGATCACGCCAGAGTTGATTGCCGATGAACCGTATTTTTTTGATATGGCGATCGCGGCGGGTGAAATTGAGTACGCGCCCGACGTGCAGCAGACCGGACCACTGGTCGTAAAGGGCCAGGCCGACCTGCTGGAAGAGCATCGCGGCGGCAAGGAAGTCGTTGAAGACATTCGACTTCGGGGCAAGTTCGAAGGCCCGTTCGAGCTGACCTGCGGACGCTGTCTGGAGCCGATCGACGACACGCTTTCGGGCAAGTTCGACCTCATCTTCCGCCCCGGCGGAGTGGACGCTGAAGCAGGCGAACACGCAATTACTGAAGATGAGACAGAAATCGGTTATTATGAAGAAAGCGGCCTGCGACTCGAGGACGCCGTGCGTGAACAGGTGCTTTTAGGCCTGCCCGGACGGATCCTATGTCGTGAAGACTGCAAAGGCCTTTGCCCGTCGTGCGGCGTGAACCGCAACACCACGGAATGCAATTGCAGCGAAGCTCCTTCCGATCAGCGCTGGAATGCGTTGGCTGGAATTTCGCTTCCGCCCAAGGCTTAG
- the mutM gene encoding bifunctional DNA-formamidopyrimidine glycosylase/DNA-(apurinic or apyrimidinic site) lyase, producing the protein MPELPEVETVANGVNERVRGQRIAKVWTSGKPQTFKTPEHEIAEALTGTTIDKVHRVGKTIAVELTRKSEHTGQFLVHLGMTGRLLVSKAEVPLPPHTHAVLSLGDGREVRFVDPRRFGRLSLATGYEGPGVEPTTVSVEEFSQLFKGRKIAIKAALLNQSILHGVGNIYADESLFRAGIRPTKPAGKLTKVELAKLHAALQAVLAHAIQLGGSSVSDYVDADGVRGFFQLEHKVYSRSGEPCKDCGSTLKKIVVGGRTTVYCAKCQK; encoded by the coding sequence ATGCCCGAACTACCGGAAGTCGAAACCGTAGCCAATGGCGTGAATGAGCGCGTGCGCGGGCAGCGCATCGCGAAAGTATGGACCAGCGGCAAGCCGCAAACCTTCAAGACGCCTGAGCACGAGATTGCCGAAGCTCTCACCGGAACGACCATCGACAAAGTGCACCGCGTCGGCAAGACGATCGCGGTTGAACTCACACGCAAAAGCGAGCACACCGGCCAGTTTCTCGTGCACCTCGGCATGACCGGACGTCTGCTCGTCTCCAAGGCGGAAGTGCCGCTGCCTCCGCACACGCACGCCGTGCTCTCGCTCGGCGATGGCCGCGAGGTGCGCTTCGTCGACCCGCGTCGCTTCGGTCGCCTGTCACTCGCGACCGGCTATGAGGGCCCCGGCGTCGAGCCGACGACCGTGTCCGTGGAAGAGTTTTCACAGCTCTTCAAAGGCCGCAAGATCGCGATCAAAGCCGCACTGCTCAATCAGTCGATCCTGCACGGCGTGGGCAACATCTACGCGGACGAGAGCCTCTTCCGCGCCGGCATTCGACCGACGAAGCCCGCAGGCAAACTCACAAAAGTCGAGCTCGCCAAACTTCACGCCGCGCTGCAAGCGGTGCTGGCGCACGCCATCCAACTCGGCGGCTCGTCGGTCTCCGACTACGTAGATGCCGACGGTGTACGAGGTTTCTTTCAGCTTGAGCACAAGGTGTATTCGCGCAGCGGCGAGCCGTGCAAGGACTGCGGATCCACGCTGAAGAAGATCGTTGTGGGCGGACGAACCACGGTGTATTGCGCAAAGTGCCAGAAGTAG
- a CDS encoding MFS transporter, translated as MRKAILALTVAAFGIGTSEFVIMGLLPDLAHSFNISIPKAGVIVSAYALSVTFGSPLVAIALSKTERKRTLILLMSIFLVGNLCCAFAPNFELMIAARLLTALCHGAFFGTGAIVAANLVPKNKRAQAIATMFTGLTLANVLGVPAGTAIGHALGWRSTFLFLLPIGLIAMLGLIFLVPRQDAEPVELRHEISAVMNPKVLLVLALSTLSSVSLFTVFTYIAPMLAAETHMRENTITWVLVIFGAGITVGNLLGGRLSDWRQLATLVGGYAAVGTSLLVMGVVLPYGVPMMICVFVWGLVHFAAGAPLQARIVEKARRAPNLASTLNQGAFNLGNALGASLGGVLLGEGLHYRRLAPAGALVAFVVVLMVFWARHMDRTMMSDPDAGPPIDFVPMH; from the coding sequence ATGCGGAAAGCAATTCTTGCGCTGACGGTTGCGGCCTTCGGCATCGGCACGTCCGAGTTCGTCATCATGGGCCTGCTGCCGGACCTGGCGCACTCCTTCAACATCAGCATTCCCAAGGCGGGCGTGATCGTCTCCGCCTACGCGCTGAGCGTCACCTTCGGTTCGCCGCTGGTGGCCATCGCGCTCTCCAAAACCGAGCGCAAACGCACGCTCATTCTGCTGATGAGCATCTTCCTCGTCGGCAATCTCTGCTGCGCGTTTGCCCCGAACTTTGAGTTGATGATTGCTGCACGTCTGCTCACCGCGCTCTGCCACGGAGCCTTCTTCGGCACCGGCGCGATCGTCGCCGCAAACCTCGTGCCGAAGAACAAGCGCGCGCAAGCCATCGCCACGATGTTCACCGGGCTGACGCTGGCGAACGTGCTGGGCGTGCCCGCAGGCACAGCCATCGGCCATGCGCTGGGTTGGCGTTCCACCTTTCTTTTCCTGCTGCCCATCGGCCTCATCGCGATGCTCGGCCTGATCTTCCTCGTGCCCAGGCAGGACGCCGAACCGGTGGAACTACGCCACGAAATCTCTGCCGTGATGAACCCGAAGGTGCTGCTGGTGCTCGCGCTCTCGACGCTCAGCTCGGTCTCGCTCTTCACGGTCTTCACGTACATCGCGCCCATGCTCGCCGCCGAAACACACATGAGAGAGAACACGATCACCTGGGTGCTCGTCATCTTCGGCGCGGGCATCACCGTGGGCAATCTACTCGGCGGACGCCTCAGCGATTGGCGTCAACTCGCCACGCTCGTCGGTGGCTACGCGGCCGTAGGCACGTCGCTGCTGGTGATGGGTGTGGTACTCCCCTACGGCGTGCCCATGATGATCTGTGTCTTCGTCTGGGGGCTGGTGCACTTCGCGGCGGGCGCTCCGCTGCAGGCTCGGATTGTGGAGAAAGCGCGCCGCGCACCGAACCTCGCCTCCACGCTGAATCAAGGTGCGTTCAACCTCGGCAACGCGCTCGGGGCGAGCCTCGGCGGCGTACTGCTGGGCGAAGGCCTGCACTACCGCAGGCTTGCACCAGCAGGCGCACTCGTGGCGTTCGTCGTGGTGCTGATGGTCTTCTGGGCACGGCATATGGACCGCACGATGATGTCCGACCCCGACGCGGGTCCCCCCATCGACTTCGTTCCCATGCACTAA
- a CDS encoding TonB C-terminal domain-containing protein gives MHSLRVLSLFVAATCTPLLSRAQNASLPDAPLAPAPAASFTLPSAKSILQPPSPDNDEPGAKKPKLLCGAEIDEVYQQSKPVEEAFRGPYVEYLRNVGGRVSATWNARKKHDFSNHIGREHGGRVRILIFPDGTFTPPQLTKSSGNAMDDERFLAAIRHNAPLPPLPAGIHHPVTFCLNFEYNGDATGMQIGTGEDWLDKAAKRPAQP, from the coding sequence ATGCATTCTCTGCGAGTCCTCAGCCTGTTTGTTGCGGCGACGTGCACGCCGTTGCTCAGCCGCGCGCAAAACGCCTCTCTTCCCGACGCCCCTTTGGCGCCAGCGCCCGCTGCTTCTTTCACACTTCCGTCTGCGAAGAGCATCCTGCAGCCGCCTTCGCCGGATAACGACGAGCCGGGCGCGAAGAAGCCGAAGCTCCTCTGCGGCGCGGAGATTGATGAGGTCTATCAGCAATCGAAGCCGGTGGAGGAGGCTTTTCGCGGGCCTTATGTCGAGTACCTGCGCAACGTCGGTGGCCGCGTTTCCGCGACATGGAACGCGCGGAAGAAGCACGACTTCTCCAACCATATAGGGCGCGAACATGGTGGGCGCGTGCGCATCCTCATCTTTCCGGACGGCACCTTCACGCCACCGCAGTTGACCAAAAGCAGCGGCAACGCCATGGACGATGAACGCTTCCTCGCGGCGATTCGGCACAATGCACCGCTACCGCCCTTGCCTGCGGGCATCCATCATCCCGTCACCTTCTGTCTGAACTTCGAATACAACGGCGATGCCACCGGGATGCAGATCGGAACCGGCGAAGACTGGCTGGACAAGGCCGCCAAGCGACCGGCGCAGCCGTAG
- the rpmF gene encoding 50S ribosomal protein L32, whose product MPNPKRRHSKQRTAKRRSHDFLTPNTGVGNCPNCGAKRVPHTVCASCGQYKGRQYGPDKTATAA is encoded by the coding sequence ATGCCGAATCCTAAGCGCCGCCACTCCAAGCAGCGTACCGCCAAGCGCCGCTCGCACGACTTCCTGACGCCCAACACTGGTGTTGGCAACTGCCCCAACTGCGGCGCCAAGCGCGTGCCCCACACTGTTTGCGCTTCGTGCGGACAGTACAAGGGCCGTCAGTACGGCCCGGACAAGACTGCAACCGCAGCCTAA
- the sthA gene encoding Si-specific NAD(P)(+) transhydrogenase: MATVYDLIVIGSGPAGQRAAIYAAKLGKKVALVENREVVGGACINTGTIPSKTMREAVLHLSGYNYKSIYGMNYRVKERITMADLAFRIQHVIKTEIDVTEAQLSRNNVEMLTGTASFDDPTHIRVSNSRGSTVYEGKNVLIATGTKPASSPKVPINGTTIINSDLILNLTNLPQTMIVVGGGVIGVEYCCMFAALGVRVTLIERRPRLLEFADSEIVEALSYHLRDARVTMRLNEEVESVEEIDGKVVANLESKKKLQGDVLLYAVGRQGNVDELNLANAGVEADPRGRIPVDKDFRTKCPTVFAAGDVIGFPSLASVSMEQGRIAAARAFGDETIVSNPSFYPYGIYTIPEISFIGKTEEQLTEEDVPYEVGLAYYREIARGQIRGDTSGRLKLIFHRETHSILGVHIIGEGASELLHIGQAVMALGGKIDYFVETVFNYPTLAEAYKVAAFNGLNRVSRLD; encoded by the coding sequence ATGGCTACTGTTTACGATCTCATCGTCATCGGCTCGGGTCCTGCAGGACAACGTGCCGCCATCTACGCCGCCAAGCTCGGCAAGAAAGTCGCACTCGTTGAAAACCGCGAAGTCGTTGGCGGAGCCTGTATCAATACGGGAACCATTCCTTCCAAGACGATGCGCGAAGCGGTGCTGCACCTCTCCGGCTATAACTACAAGTCCATCTATGGCATGAATTACCGGGTGAAGGAACGCATCACGATGGCGGACCTCGCGTTCCGCATTCAGCACGTGATCAAGACCGAGATCGACGTGACCGAAGCGCAGCTTTCGCGCAACAACGTCGAGATGCTCACCGGCACGGCCTCCTTCGATGACCCCACCCACATTCGCGTGTCTAACTCCCGCGGCTCGACGGTGTACGAAGGCAAGAATGTTCTGATCGCCACCGGCACCAAGCCGGCAAGCAGCCCCAAGGTGCCGATCAACGGCACGACGATCATCAACTCCGACCTCATCCTGAACCTGACGAACCTGCCGCAGACGATGATCGTCGTCGGTGGCGGTGTCATCGGCGTTGAGTACTGCTGCATGTTTGCTGCGCTTGGCGTTCGCGTCACGCTCATCGAGCGCCGTCCGCGCCTGCTCGAGTTTGCCGACAGCGAAATCGTGGAAGCGCTGAGCTATCACCTGCGCGATGCGCGCGTGACCATGCGCCTGAACGAAGAAGTAGAGTCTGTCGAAGAGATCGACGGCAAGGTCGTCGCGAACCTCGAATCCAAGAAGAAGCTGCAGGGCGATGTGCTGCTCTACGCCGTCGGCCGCCAGGGCAACGTGGACGAGTTGAACCTCGCGAACGCTGGTGTTGAAGCCGATCCGCGCGGCCGTATCCCGGTCGACAAGGACTTCCGCACCAAGTGCCCGACGGTCTTCGCTGCAGGCGACGTTATCGGATTCCCGTCGCTGGCTTCGGTGTCGATGGAGCAGGGCCGCATCGCTGCGGCGCGCGCCTTTGGCGACGAGACGATCGTTTCCAACCCGAGCTTCTATCCCTACGGCATCTACACGATCCCCGAGATCAGCTTCATCGGCAAGACGGAAGAGCAGCTTACGGAAGAGGATGTGCCGTATGAAGTTGGCCTTGCGTACTACCGCGAGATCGCGCGCGGCCAGATCCGTGGCGATACGAGCGGTCGTCTGAAGCTCATCTTCCACCGCGAGACGCACTCAATTCTTGGCGTACACATCATCGGCGAAGGTGCCAGCGAGCTGCTGCACATCGGCCAGGCCGTGATGGCGCTCGGCGGCAAGATCGACTACTTCGTCGAGACGGTCTTCAACTATCCGACACTTGCAGAAGCGTATAAGGTTGCGGCCTTCAATGGTTTGAACCGCGTTTCCCGCCTCGATTAA
- the coaE gene encoding dephospho-CoA kinase (Dephospho-CoA kinase (CoaE) performs the final step in coenzyme A biosynthesis.), which translates to MLRVGLTGDLGSGKSTVAEVFREHGAHLFASDEMGRAVMEPGHAVFDEIVARFGKEIVTADGRLDRRTLAAIAFDAKNPRIEELNALVHPAVLAEQAKRVAQLRAEKPHAIAVVESALIFSAKSGAGERWQDRFDAVVMVTAPTEVKIARFVTRASGGRELSADERAAFEADGRARLAQQKANAEHEHECLVIHNDSTVEALRAQAEVVWKQLVERERTL; encoded by the coding sequence ATGCTTCGAGTAGGACTCACAGGCGACCTCGGCAGCGGCAAATCGACCGTAGCCGAGGTTTTTCGTGAACACGGCGCGCACCTCTTCGCCAGCGATGAGATGGGCCGCGCCGTGATGGAGCCGGGCCACGCGGTCTTTGACGAGATCGTGGCGCGCTTTGGCAAAGAGATTGTGACCGCCGACGGCCGACTGGATCGCCGCACGCTGGCAGCGATCGCCTTCGACGCGAAGAACCCGCGCATCGAGGAGCTGAACGCGCTGGTGCATCCTGCGGTGCTGGCCGAGCAGGCCAAGCGCGTCGCACAACTGCGCGCGGAGAAGCCCCATGCCATCGCGGTGGTGGAGTCTGCGCTGATCTTCTCGGCGAAGTCCGGCGCCGGCGAACGCTGGCAGGACCGCTTCGATGCGGTGGTGATGGTGACCGCTCCCACCGAGGTGAAGATCGCCCGTTTCGTCACGCGTGCCAGCGGCGGACGTGAGCTTTCCGCCGACGAGCGTGCGGCGTTCGAGGCCGATGGCCGCGCACGTCTGGCGCAGCAGAAGGCCAATGCCGAACACGAACACGAGTGCCTGGTGATTCACAACGACAGCACCGTGGAAGCGTTGCGCGCGCAGGCCGAAGTGGTGTGGAAGCAGCTTGTGGAGCGCGAACGCACGCTCTAA
- a CDS encoding thiamine phosphate synthase encodes MKRMAIADARTTIDQVLRWSAAGIDVVQLREKELDAGAILQVAELWREALWGSATRLVVNGRADIAKASGADGVHLTARKGELTASQVRALMPGAFVSASAHSLSEVERAINGGADLIVFGPVFEKRVDGALVQNGTGLPMLAAACRMAADVPVLALGGVNAVNQHLCLQAGAAGIAGIRLFADLA; translated from the coding sequence ATGAAACGCATGGCCATCGCAGACGCGAGGACAACGATTGATCAGGTTTTACGCTGGTCTGCGGCTGGTATCGATGTAGTGCAGTTGCGTGAGAAAGAGCTCGACGCCGGTGCGATCCTCCAGGTCGCCGAGCTGTGGCGCGAGGCGCTATGGGGGTCGGCCACCAGGCTTGTGGTGAACGGCCGGGCCGATATCGCGAAGGCCTCGGGGGCAGATGGAGTGCACCTCACGGCCCGCAAGGGGGAGTTGACCGCATCGCAGGTCCGGGCGCTCATGCCCGGAGCTTTCGTCAGCGCGAGCGCGCATTCTTTGTCCGAGGTCGAGCGCGCCATCAACGGTGGCGCCGATCTCATCGTCTTTGGCCCGGTCTTTGAGAAGCGGGTCGACGGCGCGCTGGTACAAAACGGGACAGGACTGCCGATGCTCGCAGCAGCCTGCCGCATGGCGGCGGACGTTCCGGTGCTCGCGCTGGGCGGGGTAAACGCCGTGAATCAGCATCTCTGTCTGCAGGCAGGAGCGGCGGGAATCGCCGGGATTCGCCTTTTTGCCGACCTCGCGTGA
- a CDS encoding DUF5076 domain-containing protein: MSTKSLNPPPAADRDSAAFELLRVWVAESGQHVSLRTGMWQDPAAWGVVLADLARHIVNAEALRDKNLDREDFLDRLVDGFDAEIDSPTDQAEGEIQ; this comes from the coding sequence ATGAGCACGAAGTCCCTGAATCCCCCTCCTGCAGCCGACCGCGACTCCGCAGCTTTTGAGCTTCTGCGCGTGTGGGTGGCTGAGTCCGGCCAGCATGTAAGCCTTCGCACCGGCATGTGGCAGGACCCCGCAGCCTGGGGGGTGGTGCTCGCCGATCTTGCCCGCCATATCGTGAATGCAGAAGCCCTGCGCGATAAGAATCTCGATCGCGAAGATTTTCTGGACCGCCTTGTGGACGGCTTTGACGCGGAGATCGACTCGCCCACCGACCAAGCCGAAGGCGAGATTCAGTAG